The Xyrauchen texanus isolate HMW12.3.18 chromosome 4, RBS_HiC_50CHRs, whole genome shotgun sequence genome segment GAGAAATGGATAAAACATCTCTGTAGTTCTTATGAAGAAATGATGATATAACTCACCGCACATTAATATTATTGCTCATACTGAAGTTTGGGATTTGATCAAACCCTTTAGGATCAAACTTTGTTGTGTAACTCATCCAACACAAAATGTGCTATGGACATGTATGACACCCCAAAGTGACTTGTTGAGGGAAGCTGTGGTACTAATTTCTAAGTAACTTCAATCAAGTGTACAATTTTTGCATGGCAGACAATAAAatggacaaagaaaaaaaacattgacacATATCATTAGAAGGAGAATCCTGAGCCATATCAAGGgactagaatatcatagagacttttgAATTAAGATCagtaaacaaccacccagaacaccctagcaaccacatagcaacatgttaaGAACCCACTccgaacactttagcaaccactgtggcagggcggagggcggggccgggtcatgattatacacacacggtcgcttatcaggctaatcaagcctccgagagggataaaggccgactgcggaggattgtggtgccgaaacccgggagtgTAAAgcaatcaatggaaaggaggaggcgagaaccggcttgacgatacaaataatattttatatataaaatttaaacagaagacaaacacacacatacacatgacggacatgtccgtaaactatctttctctcccgcacaatcctccgcagtctgcctttatccctctcggaggcttgattagcctgataagggacggggtgtgtataatcacgacctggccccgccctccgccctgccacaccacaTAACAACTTTtgcaaaaattaagatttcattgcaaatttgccgcaaattctccacagatcattttcacaagcaaatgagctttgcggcaaattgCAGCtaattgacccttcactaagccccgccttaaaagcgtTTCTTACcttcttagcaactgttgctctGCTGCCATTACTCTGACAAGCGTTTGCCTTTTTACAGTGAGAgcctatgggagtaatgtgtgtttgggTAGGTCTTAACAAGATTTTACAGAAATGatccaaaacatttaaaaacgttGTTGCTTGGTCACTTGTAATAGTGATACGAGGTAACTAGAGAGTATAATTTcattctttttaaaaaatatttgtcattcctcattcccaaatgagcaTGTATAACATTAGCGAGGACCCCTACATTTCTCCAAGGTTGCACTTGCTTGTTATGATTATTAagggggggttacctccccccatcccccTCCCCAGAATCTACGCCCCTGGTGATGATAGTTTGCCTCAATTCTCACAGTCTGCtgagttttcaatcaaattactgtgtaatttaataatttcttttacaaaaattaTATGGTAATTATATGATCcattccgtttatgagaatattttgccaaatacCACACCATTCACGGCAATCTCCTattcattcctatggggagttctgcagagcttgtcagagcaagTGACTGTAACCAAGGGATGcggagcttagcaaagggtcaattgtccattgttgccaaactatcggtgaagagctgcaaacatctggcaaacatttgtggtgaatcacgAATCACttgcggctagtttagattttttttgtatggGAACACACTGGTAACCACACACAAAACCTTAACATCGTGCCAGTGATTTTTGCACCACTCACATTGTCGCCAAGGAATAATAGAGGAATAGCTCTAGGACTAAGTTTagatttttatgcatgttttgaAAACACTCGGTATTGGCTGGCTGGCGTTACTTCACAGTCGTTCTTCACTGGCTAGCTTTATGTAGCTCCGCCTTAAAGCTGCCAGTTGAAGAGCTGTTGTGGGTAACCATAACAACCGACAACAAGAGGGGATGTGGTCAGCAAAAACACGCGACGATTCAATGCAAAGAGCCAATCACAAAAATATTAGCACATTCAAGTACTTTATTGTAGCACTGACAACTGgttgaacaaaacaaattttttgttccataatgttttaattatcggaagtaatttacattttgaatatctATGTTTTtattagaggtagaccaatattgGTTTTTAATGACCAATCCGAAACTGATTATCTTTGTGTTTAAGTGTCCAATAACCGATATGCAAAACCGACTTTTAATtcttgttttatttctgtttttataaAGTGAGTTTGCAAACATtacagtaacattcattctatgagaccaggctgcGTTTATAGGCACAATAACAACTTAATAATTTATCAATAACCCCTAAAGGTGAACAGCCTGCTTTACAAAACGAATACTGTTCAGAGtctacaaataatacatttaactaGTTTTAGCTGCAATATGCACTTGCACCAAAGCCCctcatttaattaatatttaaaatcaaatgtattttatgccAAATTTGATCGGAAACACCTATATTAAAGAACCAATAACCGATTAAGTGGTAAAGTGTCAATATCGGTTCAAGATATCGGTCAAACCGATTATCGTCTATCTCTAGTATTTATTGATTACTTAAGTTATAGGCTAATGTAATGTGAGCCGGTCATTATTGCAAAGTAGGTGTCATGCTTCACCCTGAAATCAATTGTACATTATCCcccttattacacagctactttccatttaaataaattgaccgtaaatatttatttgagttgaaattatgctTATTATGCGAGAAGAGGCCTTAGAGTGATATGAGAGACATGCCACTAGCACAGCTATTAAGGTAATCCACATGGGAATACATTCAATTACAGTTTAGCGGTCATTATATGACAatatttgaccaatcagaatcaagtatttcagagagcCATGTTGTAAGTTTGGAAAAAGGATTATTTTTGACAGCTTGATACTCATAAAATCGACATGAGGAATCCACAGTGACGGTGACTCGCTTTTGTAATTCCAAGCAAGTTTTATGAATGCCTGCAGTTGTATATTGTAGGTGTCACGGATTACCTGCGTGCTGAGATTTCCACCTCCAAACAGAAGAGGTTCAGTCTGGTGACATTTGTGGACACGCCAGGGTTGGTGGATGGAGATATGGTGTACCCTTTTGATGTCAACAATGCCATCACCTCTTTTGGTAAATACATTTGCACAATTTTACTTTCTGTTGGacagtttactttttttttttattattattattcttgtttaCTAAAATCTATACAAATGAATTTGCTGCACTCTTAATAATAAAGGTTCTTTCTCagcatgtacactcacctaaaggattattaggaacaccatactaatactgtgtttgaccccctttcgccttcagaactgccttaattctacgtggcattgattcaacaaggtgctgaaagcattctttagaaatgttggcccatattgataggatagcatcttgcagttgatggagatttgtgggatgcacatccagggcacgaagctcccgttccaccacatcccaaagatgctctattgggttgagatctggtgactgtgggggccattttagtacagtgaactcattgtcatgttcaagaaaccaatttgaaatgattcgagctttgtgacatggtgcattatcctgctggaagtagccatcagaggatggatccatgttctcattctgtttacgccaaattctgactctaccatctgaatgtctcaacagaaatcgagactcatcagaccaggcaacatttttcaagtcttcaactgtccaattttggtgagctcttgcaaattgtagcctctttttcctatttgtagtggagatgagtggtacccggtggggtcttctgctgttgtagcccatccgcctcaaggttgtgcatgttgtggcttcacaactgctttgctgcatacctcggttgtaacgagtggttatttcaggcaaagttgctcttctatcagcttgaatcagtcggcccattctcctctgacctgtagcatcaacaaggcattttcagcccacaggactgccgcatactggatgtttttcccttttcacaccattctttgtaaaccctagaaatggttgtgcgtgaaaatcccagtaactgagcagattgtgaaatactcagaccggcccgtctggcaccaacaaccatgccacgctcaaaattgcttaaatcacctttctttcccattctgacattcagtttggagttcaggagattgtcttgaccaggaccacacccctaaatgcattgaagtaactgccatgtgattggttgattagataattgcattaatgagaaattgaacaggtgttcctaataatcctttaggtgagtgtattgttCCATGAAGAACGAACAATGGTTCTTCTATAGCATCGCTTCGAAACACCCAttttggaacctttatttttaagaatgtggGCAGTTTCGcttcttgtctttctcttttaaaaactcagaaaaatctaaattggagttttgtggcttgtCTGTTTGCTTTAAGGCCATTTACGTATATCCTCCAAAAAGTTGAGAGAATAATCATttagcagatatatgcatttaaaatatacaggAATTTTCAGGAATATTATACAAATGTATCTTAAaagaaaatggaccaaaactatTTATGACTTATTATAAATCATGGCTCATGGATTTGATATAGtcaaagtcatttaaaaaaagaacaaggcCTTTGATACGGTACATCCCACCACAACTTCCTGTTTTTTAGgcaatatgtcaacacaggaaagaaaatgaCGTTTGTTAAGCCATTTTTTGATTCTTTTAAGGATAAGTTTGAGAACCTTTGTAAGCTGATTTTAAATCTAAGCTTAATGTTGAAACTCCACACAGTTGAATTACACAATATGACTTGTTTCATGCTTTCGATTGAACCGTACATAACTCATATGACActgaaattttaatttaaaagtcaCAGTTTTCTGTTTTGGTCTCTCAATTGTCTCTCATATTTTCAGGTGAGCAGGCGGACTTGATCTTTGTGTTTTTTGATCCGATGGGGCAGGCGTTGTGCAAACGGACGTTGAACATTGTTGAGAAGCTAAGTGAGAAGTGTGGAGACAAACTGCGCTTTTACCTAAGCAAAGCTGACGAGGCTGGacgagaaacagacagacaggtgcgtgagtgtgtgtgtgtgtatgtgtgtgtgcatgtgcatacaTTCTCTCTTCACtgccctttaaagggatagttcacccaaaagtgaaaattctgtcatctttctaCTCATCAGAAaagatatgattggtgtgggtgagactTATTGAACTCCTTttgtactatcaatctccactttcactttcacattcttcttgtttttttgtggaggagaatgtatagtaaaaaggatttaaatgttggtctgtttctcacccacacctatcatatcgcttctgaagatatggatttaaccactggagatatttttctaaaaatctccatttgtgttctgcagaagaaagaaagtcattcacatctgggatggcatgagggtgagtaaatgatgacagaatttgtatttttgggtgaattatgccTTTAATGGTTGTGGTTAAATATGATGGTAAATGGGTCAATGCAACCCTTCATTCCTTCACTAGAATGACTTTTGTTTTCAACTTTAAATtacattcacaacccattttgaCATATTTAGAGTAAAACATGATAATCAACAAAAACAGGGAGCATAGGACTTGTCTTTATTAatcgggaattgattggattgggAATGTGCTCTCTATATGACAGGTGGTTGGAAGAGCGGGTTTTAAAATAAGAGGGCTGGGTGATGTCATTCAAAAAAGAAAGTTATTATAGAGGCTGAGCATGTTATTAAATTTTGATGAAAGAATATGAAGAAGAAAACAATCCCattggaataatgtgcatgaaTGATTTATGCACAATAAAAACAGTAACAGGTAATAAAGAAAGTAAACAGGGTcagttttattgatttcattttgACTTTCATTTGAGATTTGAATCATCTTGCCATAACCATACTTTTTGGACAGTAAGCCTTCTGGAACTTTATCTCTTTGTCACAATTTATTATATATCTCCTGTTTGTCGGTCTTCAACCGATATCGGTGATATTTTTATTTCCACAGCGAGTGATGATGCAGATCGTCCAAGAGTTGTGCAGAAGACCTGGACTCAACAAATGTGGTTTTGAGATGCCCACAATATACATCCCCAACCCACAAAAGGTAATACATTCcaaaaaattatacatacaaaattaaattaaattaaattgcttTGAGAGATGTTCATGGTTACCTCCTAATCTAGAAAGACAGAGATTAAAGGGATAtatcacccaaaattaaaattctgtcaaaacattactcaccctcatgtctcaCGAAGCccttttgactttcttttttcagtggaaaaGAAAAGGGATTATTAAtaacagaatgtccaagctgttttcatacattgaaagtgaatggtgaagttTAACAGCCCATTGTCCCCATCCGCTTTCATTTGAAGGAAAATAGCAGCTCAGACTGtgtgctaaacatctcctttgtgttccgtttaagaaaggaagtcatatgtgtttggaacaacatgagggtgaatcaaTGATGAcggaattttcattttatggggTAATGTCCGTTTATTAATACTTCACAGAATTGTCAGTCAAATGTAAACGGTAGATGTAAAGTAATAGCTTTTATCACCACTGTGCTGGAATCAGACATGAGTAATGGAAAGCCTACGCAGCACTGCTGTGTCAAAGGAAATGGATTTCTGTCTCTCTGCAGTGCTTAAAGTAATTAGTTCTGTCTGTCAGCGGAGAGAGTTGgtttaaatttaaaggaatagttcatccaaaaaagaaacttctttcatcatttactcaccctcaagttgtttaaTACCTGCATGACATTcttttttctgttgaacacaaaagaatgGCAGAATgactgtctcagtcaccattcacttttattgcatctttttttttttcccatacaatgaaagtgaatggggactgaggctaacattttgcttacagtaaataatgacagaattttcatttatgggtgaactatccctttaatactctAGATATGAGGCTGCATATTATGTTGGAAAAACTGTTGCTTTatcaaagctatttcaaaattGACATGACCTATCAGTTAGTAAGAGATTTGCAATCTGATCATGTTACTGTGTTTGACtgctacaaaacataatttcgTTTAATTTTGATGAAGAATAGCTAGTtgccagaaacacacacacacacacatatatatatatatatatatatatatatatatatatatatatatatatatatatatatataaatacctgCTTTGTTGAATATGCTGCTATGAGGGGCCAGTGTGATTTACAGGTGTGTCTTGATTTACAGCTAGAAAGTAATTTGGGAACACATTTCTCAGCTTGTTTTGAATGTGTAACCCATATAAGAAATATAGCATGCAGACACCTTAGACAAAATTAGTagtttattgtacattttattcatttaattaatgaCATTGAAATTATGAAGAATTTCTTTCCAAATCATTCAGCCCTAATTTGTCCCTATGTATTTTTTGTAGCCTAGCAGGTGTGTCAACCAGATTGATGAAGTGTGTGAGACCATTGATAAGAGCATAAACCAAGCAGTGCAGAAGACGCTGGACCAGCTGGAGAAAGACTGTGACCTCATCATCTCGACCACCAGCAATACACTGGATCTGGACCGGTACacattacatccatccatccatctctacaTGACATAACCAATATCATTAcactagatcagtggttcttaactggtaggttgcagttctgatTGGCTCACAGACAACAGGggtaaaaaaaagtcaaattctaACATGCAACTAACAATATAAGTGAAGTTAGGATAGTAAAATATATCAGTTTTCCAATCAGACTATTTTACTGCAAATTCATACGTCATTTGGCAAAAGCTTGGTTGAAATTGGTAGAAATTAGGCAGATACCATGAATAAAATTACTAAAAGAAACTGTTCAGCCAGAAATTATatatctctcattatttactcactctcatgttgtcgcaaactcgtatgactttctttcttccctggaacacaaacaaagatatttaaatGGAGGGTTtgttctgtttgtccatacaatgcaagtgaatagtgaccaaatttTCAAGCGCCGAAAAAGCAAGTTAAGACGCTGACTACGACTcccggagtcgcaagttcgaatccaggatgtgctgagtgacttcagtcaggcttcctaagcaaccagtttgcccggttgctagggtgggtggagtcacattgggttaacctacTCATGGGCGCTATAATGTGgatctcgctcttggtggggcacgtggtgagttgtgcgtggatgccgcggagaatagcttgaagcctccacttGCGCTAGGTATCTGCGTTAATGcactcaacaaaccacgtgataagatgcgcggattgacggtctcagactcggaggaaactgagattcgtcctccgccacccagattgaggcgagtcactatgccaccacgaggacttagagcacatggggaattcacttgcatagtatggacaaACAGATGTCATATCTCTCCATTATAATATCTTAGTTTGTGCTTGACAGAAGAAAAATGTCATATGAGTTTGATATGgcctaagggtgagtaaatgagagaattataatttttgggagaactattccttttgaGAACAGCCAGTTGAGACGCACTGCTCTAGAACTCATATAATGTCAAATGTATGTttaatatttgtatgtgtgtgtgtgttccctaaGGGTAAATGTGAGCTGTAATAAAAGCAATCGTTTTAATTCCTTCATGTGTGGACTTCTGGGAGTTTTCCTGCCATTTCTCTTCATCCTTAGCTTCGTCATCTGTACTTTTGCTCCAGAGGAACTGGACACTCACGTAGGGGAGGGCATCGCTAAAACCCTCTATCTTTCCTCAGTGAGTTCTTATTTGAATGTTTCTGAAATATTTGTTCCCATTGCGAGTGGGTGTACATtttgtgtctgtgcttgtgtTTTATTAGGGAATAGTTGTGTATCTATGGGACTGGATCCCTGAAGACTGGCAGATATTTTTTGTGATCACTTTCGGCGCGCTGTGCTACCTTTTGCTCTTTCTGGCCAAATATTTTGCACGGTAAGCAAACTCTCTTCTCGTTTTGAAGAGGGTTTTTGTTCCTTTTTACTCAATATATTTACTCATTTATTCTTTTGgcacttttatacaaagtgactcaGGATATATTTTGAACACTGCACTACAAAGACAAATCACAGTAACTACATATATTGTCAGAATGAAGTTATCTGAAATCAGGTGTCTTAGACTATGGTATGTCCTGTGAGAGTATTTTATAAGCATTTTTCTTAGTTTCTGTGTTTGCGTTGTTTCCGTGTTTTGACTTTGTGCGTACATTATGTGTTTTGGGAGCACACTACTCTTATATATACTGTGCATGGTATGAAAATATTCTGTATATATGGTATACCCAAATTAGGTGATTACACTTCCCATGCATTGACATATCAAATCaatcatatatgtgtgtgtgtatgtatgtgtgtgtatagatagatagatagatatactgtggatatatatatatatactgtagatagatagattatatatatata includes the following:
- the LOC127642885 gene encoding uncharacterized protein LOC127642885, which codes for MSGAKKPRYVANPMESTITTPSERILKECHSLYIDNENGLVKIADSLGVRLLPPRKKIIVMIMGNHSAGKSSFINWYVEEHIQKTGVAIETQGFTFITSGRKRESLTGNATLHLYPHFRPLLEFKGVTDYLRAEISTSKQKRFSLVTFVDTPGLVDGDMVYPFDVNNAITSFGEQADLIFVFFDPMGQALCKRTLNIVEKLSEKCGDKLRFYLSKADEAGRETDRQRVMMQIVQELCRRPGLNKCGFEMPTIYIPNPQKPSRCVNQIDEVCETIDKSINQAVQKTLDQLEKDCDLIISTTSNTLDLDRVNVSCNKSNRFNSFMCGLLGVFLPFLFILSFVICTFAPEELDTHVGEGIAKTLYLSSGIVVYLWDWIPEDWQIFFVITFGALCYLLLFLAKYFARQGSKTMTKREKKKLVECSDYIKDVVKTKKRKLYEEYLRQCAAEYDF